A genomic segment from Paenibacillus sp. FSL K6-1096 encodes:
- a CDS encoding aminotransferase class V-fold PLP-dependent enzyme: MNVEYTGFVPLTLTELNTLTEELSRLLGTQYPPVIIPGEAILGIEAVAAGIAAPGRTILNIVTGPYGSLFGQWLERGGANVVEVKVPFDQVVTVEAVAAAIEQYQPVALSFVQAEVVTGGSNPAEDIFRLARKHDLITVTDSVSAVGGEALPVDEWEVDFAIIGAQKALAGPNGVSAVSVSPRGWAFLEANERAPRNSILSLLDLRPAEDGSAPLRVPPFIPVLEARALIQALHAVAEEGLPQVIRRHEQAAASAIAGITALGLAPWQKDSRHYSTLTTTVRINGEQRLQIRQPLGIVAPGDGELFGQLLRINHFGRQASREGVEAAVRTLAGLLEQDAGQAVQAVRQVWGATV, encoded by the coding sequence ATGAACGTGGAATATACAGGGTTTGTACCGCTCACTCTCACGGAGCTGAATACCTTGACGGAGGAGCTGTCCAGACTTCTGGGTACACAGTATCCTCCGGTCATCATCCCCGGCGAGGCTATACTGGGCATTGAAGCGGTCGCTGCGGGAATTGCCGCACCCGGCCGTACAATTCTGAACATAGTAACAGGCCCATACGGCAGCTTGTTTGGACAATGGCTGGAGCGCGGAGGCGCGAATGTAGTGGAGGTGAAGGTGCCCTTTGACCAGGTGGTTACCGTGGAGGCAGTCGCAGCTGCGATTGAGCAGTACCAGCCGGTAGCCTTGTCCTTCGTCCAGGCTGAGGTTGTGACTGGCGGCTCGAATCCGGCGGAGGACATCTTCAGGCTGGCGCGCAAACATGACCTGATTACCGTAACGGATTCCGTATCGGCCGTCGGGGGAGAAGCCCTGCCTGTGGATGAGTGGGAGGTGGACTTCGCCATCATTGGTGCGCAAAAAGCGCTCGCCGGACCCAACGGAGTCAGTGCGGTCAGTGTTTCACCGCGCGGCTGGGCCTTCCTGGAGGCCAATGAACGGGCGCCGCGCAATTCCATTCTGTCTCTGCTGGATCTGCGGCCCGCTGAGGACGGCTCAGCGCCGCTTCGTGTACCGCCGTTTATTCCGGTGCTTGAAGCCAGGGCGCTGATTCAAGCCCTGCATGCAGTGGCTGAAGAGGGCTTGCCACAGGTGATCAGACGGCATGAACAGGCAGCGGCTTCGGCCATTGCCGGGATCACGGCGCTGGGGCTTGCGCCGTGGCAGAAGGACAGCCGCCATTATTCTACGTTGACAACCACCGTGAGAATTAACGGGGAACAGCGGCTCCAGATCCGGCAGCCGCTCGGCATCGTGGCCCCTGGGGACGGGGAGCTGTTCGGCCAGCTGCTGCGGATCAATCACTTCGGCCGTCAGGCCAGCCGTGAAGGCGTGGAGGCAGCGGTCCGGACCCTAGCCGGACTGCTGGAGCAGGATGCAGGGCAAGCTGTGCAGGCTGTCCGTCAGGTATGGGGGGCAACGGTATGA
- a CDS encoding carbohydrate ABC transporter permease: MKASRGEKTAEYIIIVLLSLLCVSVLYPFLYMLAISLNDGADAAKGGVYLWPRSFTLINYEIVLGNETIRHSYLITVGRTVIGTAGGLLVTLLVAFGLSYRGLPLRSMILSYILLTMLFSGGLVPFYIQLNNLGLINTFWVYILPGLFSVWNMFVMLKFIQGIPEALVESAELDGAGPVRILWQIIVPLSKPMLAALGLFTAVGHWNDWFAGAFFVTKQNLIPVQTFLQQLLSAQDLSAVLGSNNNQEALARSSQLKNITLMSIKMSVVMVSALPILCVYPFLQKYFVKGVLLGSVKG; encoded by the coding sequence ATGAAAGCAAGCCGAGGTGAAAAGACAGCAGAATACATCATTATTGTCCTGCTATCCCTGTTATGCGTATCGGTGCTGTATCCGTTCCTGTACATGCTGGCGATTTCGCTGAATGACGGGGCGGATGCCGCCAAAGGCGGGGTCTATCTCTGGCCGCGCAGCTTCACACTGATCAATTACGAGATCGTGCTCGGCAATGAGACCATCCGGCATTCCTACCTGATTACAGTGGGCAGAACGGTAATTGGCACGGCTGGCGGACTGCTGGTCACCCTGCTGGTGGCCTTCGGCCTCTCCTACCGGGGACTGCCGCTGCGCAGCATGATTCTCAGCTACATTCTGCTGACGATGCTGTTCAGCGGCGGACTCGTGCCCTTTTACATCCAGCTGAATAATCTCGGTCTGATTAATACGTTCTGGGTGTATATTCTGCCGGGGCTGTTCTCCGTCTGGAACATGTTCGTTATGCTGAAATTCATTCAGGGCATCCCGGAAGCGCTCGTCGAGTCGGCGGAGCTGGATGGGGCCGGACCGGTCCGTATTCTATGGCAAATTATCGTCCCGTTATCGAAGCCTATGCTCGCTGCACTGGGACTGTTCACCGCAGTGGGCCACTGGAATGACTGGTTCGCCGGAGCCTTCTTCGTCACCAAGCAGAATTTGATTCCGGTGCAGACCTTCCTGCAGCAGCTGCTGTCGGCACAGGATCTGTCGGCCGTGCTTGGCTCCAATAACAATCAGGAGGCGCTGGCCCGCAGCTCGCAATTAAAGAATATTACGCTGATGTCGATCAAAATGTCTGTGGTGATGGTCAGTGCACTGCCGATTCTCTGTGTGTATCCTTTCCTGCAGAAGTATTTCGTCAAAGGCGTTCTCCTGGGATCAGTGAAAGGCTGA
- a CDS encoding HAD family hydrolase, with amino-acid sequence MNQTSRKIIFIDIDGTLLMENGVVPESAVQACRQARKNGHLLYLCTGRSKPEIYDYIWEIGFDGLIGAAGGYVESGGELLYHKKVAPEDAKHLIDYFNANGVDFILESNTALHGSRHLQPHLERRIYGDLLNDPEAQERKRLSPHPYIATLTYGDEELYLDDVNKVCFLESSLPFQQIQEELQDRFTAIQCSIPIFGENSGELMMPGVHKAAAIADVLQHLNIPREDSMAIGDGLNDLEMLEYVQVGVAMGNARGQLKAIADDITDSIENDGLYNCFLKHGLI; translated from the coding sequence ATGAATCAGACCAGCAGAAAGATTATTTTCATCGATATTGACGGAACGCTGCTCATGGAGAATGGAGTTGTCCCGGAATCGGCGGTGCAGGCGTGCAGGCAGGCGCGGAAGAACGGGCATTTGCTGTACCTGTGTACTGGACGCTCCAAGCCTGAAATCTATGATTATATCTGGGAGATCGGGTTCGACGGGTTGATTGGAGCAGCAGGCGGATATGTGGAGAGCGGTGGCGAACTGCTTTATCATAAAAAAGTGGCCCCGGAGGATGCGAAGCATTTGATCGATTATTTTAACGCGAACGGAGTCGATTTCATTCTGGAATCCAATACGGCACTTCATGGCAGCCGCCATTTACAGCCGCATCTGGAACGAAGAATATACGGCGACTTGCTGAATGATCCCGAGGCGCAGGAGAGAAAAAGGCTGTCGCCCCACCCCTATATCGCAACACTCACTTATGGGGACGAGGAATTATATCTGGATGATGTCAACAAGGTGTGCTTCTTGGAGAGCAGCCTGCCCTTTCAGCAGATCCAGGAGGAATTACAGGACCGGTTCACGGCGATTCAGTGCTCCATCCCGATCTTTGGGGAGAACAGCGGGGAGCTGATGATGCCTGGCGTTCATAAGGCTGCGGCTATTGCCGATGTCCTGCAGCATTTGAATATCCCGCGTGAGGACAGTATGGCGATTGGTGACGGGCTTAACGATCTGGAGATGCTGGAATATGTCCAGGTGGGGGTTGCCATGGGGAATGCCCGCGGGCAGCTCAAAGCCATTGCTGATGATATTACTGATTCTATTGAGAATGATGGACTGTATAACTGCTTCCTGAAGCACGGACTGATCTGA
- a CDS encoding ABC transporter permease subunit, producing MYNKIYKYRWQYLMILPGVVLLFLFSYIPMAGIQVAFKDFQIGTSIWDSTWAGWDNFSFLEDLQFLTVVQNTLYISVLKFICGFPAPILLALLINEVTRPAFKRFVQSVSYLPHFFSWIVVAYILQSFLTLDGGLVNQFIGQAGGEPVFFLGSTEWFRPIVVFSGLWKETGWNTILYLAAITTIDPQLYESAKVEGAGKLAQIRHITLPGIMPTISIVLILSIPSLITVGMDQIYPLMNSANHSVADVLDTYILRNGLQQGYFGMATAVGLLSSLISLILVVSTNQLSRKLNGEGLW from the coding sequence TTGTACAACAAAATCTACAAATACCGCTGGCAATATCTGATGATCCTGCCCGGAGTCGTCCTGCTGTTTCTGTTCAGCTATATCCCCATGGCCGGGATTCAGGTCGCCTTCAAGGATTTTCAGATCGGTACCTCGATCTGGGACAGCACATGGGCGGGCTGGGATAACTTCTCATTCCTGGAAGACCTGCAGTTCCTGACGGTGGTACAGAATACGCTGTACATTTCGGTGCTGAAGTTCATCTGCGGCTTCCCCGCCCCGATTCTGCTGGCGCTCCTGATCAATGAAGTGACCCGGCCGGCGTTCAAGCGTTTCGTCCAGTCGGTCAGCTATCTGCCGCATTTTTTCTCCTGGATCGTTGTTGCTTATATTCTGCAATCCTTCCTTACGCTGGACGGCGGACTGGTCAATCAGTTCATCGGGCAGGCGGGGGGAGAACCGGTATTCTTCCTCGGTTCGACGGAGTGGTTCCGTCCAATTGTTGTCTTCAGCGGCTTATGGAAAGAGACCGGCTGGAACACCATCCTCTATCTGGCTGCTATTACAACCATTGATCCCCAGCTGTATGAATCGGCGAAGGTGGAAGGTGCAGGCAAGCTGGCACAGATCCGCCACATCACCCTTCCCGGAATCATGCCGACCATCTCCATTGTGCTGATTCTTAGTATTCCAAGCTTAATTACAGTGGGAATGGATCAGATTTATCCGCTCATGAACTCTGCCAATCATAGCGTTGCCGATGTGCTGGATACGTATATTCTCCGCAACGGCTTGCAGCAGGGGTACTTCGGGATGGCGACGGCAGTAGGATTATTGTCTTCGCTAATCAGCCTGATCCTGGTCGTCTCAACCAATCAGCTGTCCAGAAAACTAAACGGGGAAGGACTGTGGTGA
- a CDS encoding ATP-binding cassette domain-containing protein: MIEAAEAALQVKDITVRYGDYTALDQITLELPRHTTLGLVGESGSGKSTLARVIAGLIAPDEGQLLLGSRELRRKRSREQHKQIQMIFQNPDASLNPRHTVRQILAEALLFHRIVERSKVEHRSRELLEQVQLPARALDRYPSEFSGGQRQRIAIARAISVQPSLLIADEPTSALDVSVQRSVLELFHALRTELNLTMLFISHDLGVIHAVSDTVAVMRQGKLVELNSRDEFFLRPAHEYSRELLSAVPKMPEYHS, encoded by the coding sequence ATGATAGAAGCAGCAGAAGCAGCACTGCAAGTCAAGGATATCACTGTCCGTTACGGGGATTACACCGCGCTGGATCAGATCACGCTGGAGCTTCCCCGGCATACCACGCTGGGACTGGTCGGAGAATCCGGCTCCGGGAAATCTACACTGGCGCGGGTGATTGCCGGTCTGATTGCCCCGGATGAGGGTCAGCTGCTGCTCGGCTCCCGGGAGCTGCGCAGGAAGCGGAGCCGGGAGCAGCATAAGCAGATACAGATGATCTTCCAGAACCCGGATGCCTCGCTGAATCCCCGGCATACGGTCCGGCAGATTCTGGCCGAGGCGCTGCTGTTCCACCGGATTGTAGAACGCTCCAAAGTGGAGCACAGAAGCCGTGAGCTGCTGGAGCAGGTGCAGCTTCCGGCCAGGGCGCTGGACCGGTATCCGTCTGAATTCTCCGGCGGCCAGCGCCAGCGGATCGCGATTGCCCGCGCAATCAGTGTCCAGCCCAGCCTGCTGATCGCCGACGAGCCGACCAGTGCGCTGGATGTCTCTGTGCAGCGCAGTGTGCTGGAGCTGTTCCATGCCCTGCGGACCGAGCTGAATCTGACAATGCTGTTCATTTCCCACGATCTTGGGGTTATTCATGCTGTCAGCGATACTGTTGCGGTAATGCGCCAGGGGAAGCTGGTGGAACTGAATTCGCGAGACGAATTCTTCCTCCGCCCGGCACATGAATACAGCCGTGAGCTGTTGTCAGCGGTTCCGAAGATGCCCGAATATCATTCATAA
- the abc-f gene encoding ABC-F type ribosomal protection protein → MSLINVSNLTFAYEGTYDNIFENVSFQLDTDWRLGFTGRNGRGKTTFLNLLLGKYEYSGTISAQVGFEYFPYEIADRTVQTLEILDEIDPELENWKFMRELSLLKVSEDALYRPFESLSNGEQTKVLLAALFARENRFLLIDEPTNHLDAKGRKLVSDYLRTKNGYILVSHDRAFLDNCVDHILSINKTNIEIQKGNFSSWWENKSRQDQFELAEDEKLRKDIKRLSDSAKRTGGWAHEVEKSKIGSRNSGSKIDKGYVGHKAAKMMKRSKSIQRRQESAIAEKSKLLRNLESADSLKIAQLPYHKEQLVELEEVAIRYGDTTVCSGVTFTIEQGDRIALSGSNGSGKSSILKLICGGDISYTGRFVKDGQLAISYVSQDTSHLQGSLNDYARERGIDESLFKAILRKLDFSRLQFEKELSTYSGGQKKKVLIAASLSEQVHLHIWDEPLNFIDVISRMQIEELLLEYAPTILFVEHDQEFCTNIATKQVMLD, encoded by the coding sequence ATGTCTTTAATCAATGTGAGCAATTTAACCTTTGCCTATGAGGGCACTTACGATAATATTTTTGAAAATGTGAGCTTTCAGCTGGATACGGATTGGAGGCTGGGCTTCACCGGACGCAACGGCCGCGGCAAGACAACCTTCCTGAACCTGCTGCTCGGCAAATACGAATACAGCGGAACGATCTCCGCACAGGTGGGCTTCGAGTACTTCCCGTATGAGATTGCTGACCGGACGGTTCAGACCCTGGAGATCCTGGATGAGATCGACCCGGAGCTGGAGAACTGGAAGTTCATGCGCGAGCTGTCCCTGCTGAAGGTGTCTGAAGATGCATTGTACCGGCCTTTTGAATCGTTGTCGAACGGAGAACAGACGAAGGTGCTGCTCGCCGCGCTGTTCGCCAGGGAGAACCGGTTCCTGCTGATCGACGAGCCGACCAACCACCTGGATGCCAAAGGCCGCAAGCTGGTCAGCGACTATCTCCGCACGAAGAACGGGTATATTCTGGTGTCGCATGACCGGGCTTTTCTGGATAACTGTGTGGACCATATTTTGTCGATCAACAAGACCAATATTGAGATTCAGAAGGGCAATTTCAGCAGCTGGTGGGAGAACAAGTCCAGACAGGACCAGTTCGAGCTGGCGGAGGACGAGAAGCTGCGGAAGGACATTAAACGCTTGTCGGATTCAGCAAAACGGACGGGCGGCTGGGCGCATGAAGTGGAGAAATCCAAGATTGGCTCCAGAAATTCCGGATCAAAAATAGATAAAGGCTATGTCGGCCATAAGGCTGCCAAGATGATGAAGCGCTCCAAGTCGATTCAGCGGCGGCAGGAATCCGCCATCGCCGAGAAGTCGAAGCTGCTGCGCAATCTGGAAAGTGCGGATAGCCTGAAGATTGCACAGCTTCCTTATCATAAAGAGCAGCTGGTGGAGCTGGAGGAGGTTGCTATCCGGTATGGCGATACAACCGTATGTTCAGGTGTAACCTTCACCATCGAACAGGGGGACCGGATTGCCCTCTCCGGCAGCAACGGTTCCGGGAAATCGAGCATTCTGAAGCTGATCTGCGGCGGAGACATTAGCTATACAGGCCGCTTCGTCAAGGATGGCCAGCTGGCTATCTCCTATGTATCGCAGGATACTTCGCACCTCCAGGGCAGCCTGAACGATTATGCCAGAGAACGGGGGATCGACGAGAGTCTGTTCAAGGCCATCCTGCGGAAGCTGGATTTCTCACGGCTGCAATTCGAGAAGGAGTTGTCCACCTACAGCGGCGGGCAGAAGAAGAAGGTGCTGATCGCAGCCAGCCTCAGCGAGCAGGTGCATCTGCATATCTGGGATGAGCCGCTTAATTTCATCGACGTCATCTCACGGATGCAGATTGAGGAGCTGCTGCTGGAGTACGCGCCGACGATCCTGTTTGTAGAGCACGACCAGGAATTCTGCACCAACATTGCAACGAAGCAGGTTATGCTCGACTAA
- a CDS encoding ABC transporter permease produces MMKPRLTLTGAAGNNGSYKWLGTALVRALIVILCVMTAVFFLIRIVPGDPAKMILGEYSTPEALQSMHHTLGLDLPLWEQFIRFVKTLFTQGDTGNSIVSGTSTRELIAQRAPVTLLLIVLASIIAILASLILAVLAATQKDKLLDHLIRIIPAVTLGMPVFWVGLLFILLFSVRLGWFPVGGSGEGGLSTLHSLVLPAVTVAFSQIPTLVRSLRAQMLEVLESEFVVTLRAAGIPSRVILFKHVLRNSALPTLMLLGVNISYLIGGTLVVEQVFGIKGIGSLLFTSISSRDFPVIQGIALYCALAVVMISLLTEIISGWLDPRTKAQP; encoded by the coding sequence ATGATGAAGCCCAGACTGACCCTGACGGGTGCAGCTGGAAACAATGGTTCTTACAAGTGGCTGGGAACAGCCCTAGTAAGGGCCTTAATTGTTATCCTCTGCGTAATGACGGCGGTCTTCTTCCTCATCCGGATCGTGCCCGGCGATCCTGCCAAAATGATTCTCGGCGAATACAGCACGCCAGAAGCGCTGCAATCGATGCATCACACGCTTGGGCTGGATCTTCCCTTGTGGGAGCAATTCATCCGGTTCGTCAAGACGCTGTTTACCCAAGGAGATACCGGGAACTCGATTGTCAGCGGAACCTCCACCCGGGAGCTGATTGCACAGCGCGCACCTGTCACACTACTGCTGATTGTTCTAGCTTCAATAATAGCCATCTTAGCTTCGCTTATCCTTGCAGTGCTTGCAGCCACACAGAAGGACAAGCTGCTGGATCATCTTATCCGCATTATCCCTGCGGTTACACTCGGGATGCCCGTCTTCTGGGTAGGTCTGCTGTTCATTCTGCTCTTCAGCGTCCGGCTCGGCTGGTTCCCTGTAGGGGGAAGCGGCGAAGGGGGGCTGTCCACGCTGCACAGCCTGGTGCTTCCGGCGGTGACGGTGGCTTTTTCACAGATTCCTACGCTTGTCCGTTCGCTGCGTGCGCAGATGCTGGAGGTGCTGGAGTCTGAATTCGTCGTTACGCTGCGGGCGGCCGGCATCCCTTCCCGGGTAATTCTGTTCAAGCATGTGCTGCGCAATTCGGCGCTGCCGACCCTGATGCTGCTGGGCGTCAATATCTCCTATCTGATCGGGGGGACTCTGGTGGTGGAGCAGGTCTTTGGGATTAAGGGCATCGGCAGTCTGCTGTTCACCTCGATCTCAAGCCGTGACTTCCCTGTGATTCAGGGGATTGCCCTGTATTGCGCGCTGGCAGTTGTCATGATCAGTCTGCTGACTGAGATTATCTCCGGGTGGCTTGATCCCAGAACGAAGGCGCAACCATGA
- a CDS encoding ABC transporter permease yields the protein MNNIHSEPILTDKSTRPSALRRIVKTPSLLTGILMFAILILLAVLVPYLSPYDPSEQNLSAFLQPPSAAHWLGTDQLGRDLLTRLLYAARTDLAIMILAEIIPFCTGVLLGMISGYYGKWIDRVISLITDAFIAFPFYLIVIIVAFASGAGERGIYITFILVGWIVFARVVRGLSASFRKQEWIASAQTLGLPGHRILLRHLLPNVLPQAVVVLMTDMIGLLVAIVTLGYLGIGIAPPTPDWGTMIADGQPFITTAWWLSAVPGFAVVYTGIALSLLGDGLADIWRRKS from the coding sequence ATGAATAACATACATTCAGAACCGATTCTCACGGACAAAAGCACAAGACCAAGCGCGCTGCGGCGGATTGTGAAAACTCCATCGCTGCTGACAGGAATCCTGATGTTCGCCATCCTGATTCTGCTCGCTGTGCTTGTCCCATACTTAAGCCCCTATGATCCGTCGGAGCAGAATCTGAGCGCCTTCCTGCAGCCGCCCTCCGCTGCCCATTGGCTCGGAACCGACCAGCTCGGCCGGGATTTGCTGACAAGACTGCTCTATGCCGCCCGCACGGATCTGGCGATTATGATCCTGGCTGAGATTATTCCATTCTGCACCGGAGTGCTGCTGGGGATGATCTCGGGGTATTACGGCAAATGGATTGACCGGGTGATTTCGCTAATTACTGATGCTTTTATCGCCTTCCCGTTCTATCTGATCGTCATTATTGTGGCCTTCGCCAGCGGCGCCGGGGAGCGGGGGATCTATATTACCTTCATTCTGGTCGGCTGGATTGTATTCGCCCGTGTGGTCAGAGGCCTCAGTGCATCCTTCCGCAAGCAGGAGTGGATTGCTTCCGCCCAGACGCTGGGCCTGCCCGGCCACCGGATTCTTCTACGCCATCTGCTGCCGAATGTGCTGCCGCAAGCTGTGGTTGTGCTGATGACCGATATGATCGGGCTGCTGGTAGCGATCGTTACGCTGGGGTATCTGGGCATCGGTATTGCTCCGCCGACACCGGACTGGGGAACAATGATCGCCGACGGCCAGCCGTTCATTACTACCGCATGGTGGCTGTCGGCCGTTCCAGGCTTCGCTGTGGTGTATACGGGAATTGCGCTGTCGCTGCTGGGCGACGGCCTGGCCGATATCTGGAGGAGAAAATCATGA
- a CDS encoding ABC transporter ATP-binding protein yields the protein MTTPSVLEVESLTLTAASGEVLVDEVSFSLAAGESLGLVGESGSGKSLTLRAILGLLPRGVEQTGGVIRSKAVSAMVFQDPRGSLDPLCPVVKQVTEVVYYRQKTSLKAARSIALELLARLGLPDSLAMKDRYPSQLSGGQCQRVVIALALACKPGILLCDEPTTALDVTVQRQIIDTITDLQQELGFAMVFVTHNLAIAANLCARLAVMKQGRIVEYGATPALLQHPAEAYTQMLIDSVLPLPELEGGGAI from the coding sequence ATGACCACACCATCTGTACTGGAAGTTGAATCGTTGACACTCACGGCTGCGTCGGGGGAGGTGCTGGTGGATGAGGTCAGCTTCTCGCTGGCTGCCGGGGAGAGCCTCGGGCTGGTCGGGGAATCCGGCTCCGGCAAATCGCTGACGCTGCGGGCCATTCTCGGCCTGCTGCCGCGAGGGGTGGAACAGACCGGGGGAGTGATCCGCAGCAAGGCGGTCAGCGCCATGGTGTTCCAGGACCCGCGCGGTTCATTGGACCCGCTCTGTCCAGTTGTGAAGCAGGTGACAGAGGTCGTCTATTACAGGCAGAAGACCAGCCTCAAGGCTGCGCGGAGCATCGCCCTCGAGCTGCTTGCCCGGCTGGGGCTTCCCGATTCTCTGGCTATGAAAGACCGTTACCCCAGCCAGCTCTCCGGCGGGCAATGCCAGCGCGTAGTTATTGCGCTCGCGCTGGCCTGCAAGCCGGGCATTCTGCTCTGTGATGAGCCGACCACGGCGCTGGATGTAACGGTGCAGCGCCAGATTATTGACACGATAACGGACCTCCAGCAGGAGCTGGGCTTCGCCATGGTCTTCGTTACCCACAATCTGGCGATTGCAGCGAATCTGTGCGCAAGACTCGCGGTGATGAAGCAAGGCCGGATTGTCGAATATGGAGCAACTCCGGCACTGTTGCAGCATCCTGCTGAGGCCTATACGCAGATGCTCATCGATTCTGTGCTTCCCTTGCCGGAGCTGGAAGGAGGAGGCGCTATATGA
- a CDS encoding amidohydrolase family protein, translating to MILKQPAFQDYKGIQIAGVAGKRFDIEIRDGRFTSVVEAGPGYEGSEGPDDLGQEPAHRELSPQELWISPGIIDLHTHLAWTDFDHDDQLARDSEEIERMQAEALAATLRTGVTTARDAGGLPPDTIRHLVQHYQQPLRVETSSAMLGAADAKGIGHLEKRLAEVYATGAGWVKIMATGGLGAPAEKVTDPNFSEEEFAFIVRHAHEHGKKVLVHTWGGVTIDWSAQAGVTSIEHGMFLTRDQAGRLAEAGVAYVPTASIYRIAADPTGVLALPPVICERAARAADAHAAAIGYAREAGVRLGFGTDYATPALHGNNLQELDTLIGYGLSRTEAWRSATEDAAVILGKGHELGRIAAGYLADAVIYTADPYQARNADELRESIAAVITAAKETDLI from the coding sequence ATGATTCTCAAGCAACCGGCCTTCCAGGATTACAAAGGTATTCAGATCGCAGGTGTAGCAGGGAAACGGTTCGATATTGAGATCAGGGATGGCCGTTTCACCTCGGTGGTGGAGGCCGGGCCGGGATATGAGGGATCGGAAGGGCCGGATGATTTGGGACAGGAGCCTGCTCACCGGGAGTTATCGCCCCAGGAGCTATGGATCAGCCCGGGGATCATCGACCTGCATACGCATCTGGCCTGGACCGACTTTGATCATGACGATCAGCTGGCCCGGGATAGCGAGGAGATTGAGCGGATGCAGGCCGAGGCCTTGGCCGCCACCCTGCGGACCGGGGTAACCACTGCCCGCGATGCCGGGGGACTGCCGCCGGATACGATCCGGCATCTGGTGCAGCACTATCAGCAGCCGCTGCGGGTAGAGACCAGCAGCGCGATGCTGGGTGCAGCCGATGCCAAGGGAATCGGGCATCTGGAGAAGCGGCTGGCTGAGGTCTATGCCACCGGCGCCGGCTGGGTCAAGATCATGGCCACCGGCGGTCTCGGCGCACCGGCTGAGAAGGTCACGGACCCGAATTTCTCGGAGGAGGAATTCGCCTTCATTGTCCGTCATGCCCATGAGCATGGGAAGAAGGTGCTGGTCCATACCTGGGGCGGAGTGACAATTGACTGGTCTGCACAGGCTGGGGTGACGTCTATCGAGCATGGCATGTTCCTCACCCGGGACCAGGCCGGAAGACTCGCCGAAGCCGGCGTTGCCTATGTGCCGACCGCTTCCATCTACCGGATTGCGGCCGATCCCACTGGTGTGCTGGCGCTGCCTCCGGTTATCTGTGAACGCGCCGCCCGGGCGGCCGATGCTCATGCTGCGGCCATCGGGTATGCCCGAGAGGCCGGGGTACGGCTTGGCTTCGGCACGGATTATGCCACTCCGGCGCTGCACGGCAATAATCTGCAGGAGCTGGATACGCTGATCGGCTACGGCCTGAGCCGGACGGAAGCCTGGCGCTCGGCCACGGAGGATGCCGCTGTAATTCTTGGCAAGGGCCATGAGCTGGGCCGGATTGCCGCAGGGTATCTGGCCGATGCGGTCATCTATACGGCCGATCCGTATCAGGCCCGGAACGCCGATGAGCTGCGGGAGAGTATCGCTGCAGTCATTACCGCTGCTAAGGAGACGGATCTGATTTAA